In Timaviella obliquedivisa GSE-PSE-MK23-08B, the genomic stretch TGAGCCGACACAATGCGATCGCAAGTTCTACAATGCCACTGTGAGCCGACGGCAGCGAGACAGACCTCTCCCTAAATCCCTCTCCTAAAGGAAAGGGACTTTGAAGGATTCATACTTTCATTCAGCAACACCAGAATTTCAACTTCTGGCGCTGCTGAATTGCGATATGAAAATGCGGTTCCCCTGCCCTCTTAGGGAAGGGGCTAGGGGTTAGGTTTCGACAACGCAGCGAGACAGACCTCTCCCTGAATCCTTCTCCTAAAGGAAAGGGACTTTGAAGGATTCATACTTTCATTCAGCAACGCCAGAATTTCAACTTCTTATCTACCGATAGTCCTGCGTCTGCACAGCCCGCAGCCTTGCCTCCGATCGCTTGAACCGATCCAACTGCGTCTCAAAAAACTGCCGATTCTTCATCAAATGCTCAGGATTAGGATCATCTAGTGGATACAATAACGCCGATCGCAATGCTTGAATTACCGCAGAGGTGACGCAATACATCGATCGCTGGAAGCTTACGCCTAGCTGAATTAGCGTGTCGTCTTCGCCCCGGCAATGCTCTTTGTAGTAGTCCACCAAGTACTGCGGCAAGAAATGCAGCATATCTTGCATTAACAGCGTAGGCGGAATGCCAGCAGTTCCAACAGGAAATATATCGGCGTACAGCACGCCATAGTGAAAATCTTTTTGGTCTGAAGGAACTTGATTTGCTTGGGCGTTGTAAGACTTGGTGCCTCGGAACGGGGATGTGCGGTAGAACACGGCTTCTACGTAGGGAAGCGCGGCTTCGTAAAGCCACATGAACCCTTTTGATTTGGGAATTAGATCGTAGCATTCACCGTTAATGTAAACGTGGTGGTAGATGGGTCGTCCGGCGATCGCAAAAATACCATTTACCAAAAAGTTCATAGCATCCGGAACGCTAGCAATCTTACCCTCATCATACAAATCTGACATTTCAAAGAATACGGGAGCCATCACTTCCCAAAACAAACCTAAATTAGAGTAATAGGACATTTGCCGACACTGCTCTAAGAACATATCGGGGAACAGCTTATACATGGCTGTCATGACCGGATTTCCCTGGAAGTAAGCTCGAATCGCGCGATCGGCATTCGCTTTATATTCATCGCTATCTAGATAACTATCAAACAAGCCCATACCCATATCGCGTCCGTGCCAGAGCATCGATCGCATACATTCTTCGGCAAACTCCATATTGATGCGATCGTGATACCAATGGTGCAACAAACGGGGCAATTTTGTTTTGATTTCGCCCTTTTCCATAAACTCTAATAGCTCTGGGTGTGCCGAACCTGTGCCGCGCCAAATTCGCAGATCTGCATCATCGCCTGAGTAATGATTTTGCCGTTGAAGGTAATCTTCGGGTAAAAAGTACTTGAAGAAGGGCAGCGGATCGAGAAATACTTGCTCGGCAATATAGAGCAGGTCACGCCAATAAAAATCCATGGGCACGGCATAGGCTTTGTACAGCCCAATAATTTGCATTAAGTTTTCGGGCGTGTCGGGCAGCATAGCGCCGCCTGCTTCTAGGCGATGAATGATTTCGGCGAATTCATGGGTGGAAGGCGGCAGTTTTGTTTGGGGAGGGTTGAGGGTTGTCGTCATAAAAAAGAGGTTTAATTCAGTAAGGTTGTCTGTTGATCTAACAGTGTGTTTGGAAAGCAGCTTAACGCTTTACGCTCGCCCCCCATCCCCCAAACTTGGAGGACTTCGAGCCACAAGCCACGCTATCAATGTCGGATTCTCTCCGGAAGTCCCCCAAGTTTGGAGGATTTAGGGAGCGGATCGGGGTGTTATCGATGTTTACAAACAGTTTCTAGAAGGTTGGCGAACCATAATCTAAGGATCTGAGAGAGAGAAGGTGTTAGGAGCGATCGCCATCTCTACTCGCTGCGGTGCTGCTGCGACTAACGCTGACGAAGTTGCTTCCATCCACCGCACCAACCAAACAGGCTGCACACCTAAGAAAATAATCAACACCGTCAAAATTAAAGAGGGTAATCTATCTGCCCATAAAACCTTAGGATAATAAGCCGTCGCATTGTCCAATTTGCCAAAGCAAGTTCGGTTGAGCAAAATCACAAAGTAAACGGCTGTCAAACCTGTACCAATCACAGCCAAAATTGTTTGCACTGGAAAAACTGCGTAGCTTCCTTGAAACACCAAGAATTCTGCAATAAAACCTGCCAAACCTGGAATTCCAGCGCTCGCCATTGCGCCCAGTACTAACAAAGAAGTAATGGAAGGTAAGCCTCGAATGGGGTTCAGCAATCCATTCAGTACGTCTAGTTCGCGGCTGCCAACTTTTTCTTCAATCACGCCCACCAAATGGAACAAGATTGCCAAAATCAGTCCATGCGCCACCATTTGCGAGATAGAACCCACTAAGCCCAAGGGTGTGAGGGCGGCTGCACCTAGCAACACATAGCCCATGTGCCCGATCGAGCTATATGCCACCATACGTTTGATATCTTTTTGAGCGATCGCTGCCAACGCCCCGTAGAGAATACTAACTGCTGCCCAAGTTGCCATAAGCGGAGCTAATTTTGACCACGCTTCGGGGAATAACCCCAAACCAAACCGAAAAATTCCGTAGGTTCCTAGCTTTGCCAAAACACCGCCCAACATAATTACCGTTGGGGTGGAAGCCGCCACATACGTATCAGGTAACCAGGTGTGGAACGGAACTAGGGGAATTTTGATACCGAAGCCCACCAACAGCACGCCCAGCAAAATTACCTGTAAGCCCATGGGCAGAGTCTGCCCCAGCGCCGACTGATACGAAAAATCGTCTGCACCCGTTAGCCAAGTTAAGCCCAGGAAAGCTGCCAAAATTAGCGCGCCAGAAATCGCGGTATAAATCAGAAACTTAATTGCAGCATAGTTGCGTTTTTCGCCACCCCAAATTGAAATTAGTAAATAGAACGGGACAAGTTCTAATTCGTAGGCTAGGAAAAACAAAAGTAAATTTTGTGCCATGAACGCTCCTGCTACACCACCGCTAATCAGCAGCATCATGGAGTAAAACAAGCGCGGACGCTCAATTTTTTCACTGCTAGTCAAAATTGCGATGCAAGTCAGCAAGCTATTGAGAGCCACCATGACTAAGGAAAGTCCATCGACTCCTAGCTCGTAGTTCAATCTCAGGGTTTTGATCCAGGGCAAAAATTCTTGGAACTGAAGTCCGGGGTTGCTGATATCAAATTGAACCAGCAGCCAGATCGTTAAAAGCAACACGACTCCCGAAACCGACAGCGCCCCCAGGCGAATGCGGCTTGTGGGCTGGTTGGCAGGAACAAAGCCGACGAGAACAGCGGCAAAAATGGGTATCCAAATGATCAGGCTAAGCATGGGTAAGCTTCCGGGTTAAGGTGAGCACTTATGGAGATGAGCAATACAAAATTAAGCTCCGGTTAGAAGAGAGCTAAACGCGGTAGTAATAGACAAATGGGAGAGAATTGACCAACACATGAGGAATGCAGTGAAGACCAGTCCAAAGGCGATCGTCAATACATAAAACTGAGTTTGTCCAGAGTTGCCGTATTTGAGTGCTTCACCGCTAAATAGAGACGATAGACCGACAAAATTTACCAATCCATCAACCAAGTAGCGATCGATCCAGTTAACCGTTCTAGAAACAATATCGACGCTGCCAACCACGCTAGAGCGATAAAGTTTAGGCGTATAGAAATCG encodes the following:
- a CDS encoding CO2 hydration protein; protein product: MTTTLNPPQTKLPPSTHEFAEIIHRLEAGGAMLPDTPENLMQIIGLYKAYAVPMDFYWRDLLYIAEQVFLDPLPFFKYFLPEDYLQRQNHYSGDDADLRIWRGTGSAHPELLEFMEKGEIKTKLPRLLHHWYHDRINMEFAEECMRSMLWHGRDMGMGLFDSYLDSDEYKANADRAIRAYFQGNPVMTAMYKLFPDMFLEQCRQMSYYSNLGLFWEVMAPVFFEMSDLYDEGKIASVPDAMNFLVNGIFAIAGRPIYHHVYINGECYDLIPKSKGFMWLYEAALPYVEAVFYRTSPFRGTKSYNAQANQVPSDQKDFHYGVLYADIFPVGTAGIPPTLLMQDMLHFLPQYLVDYYKEHCRGEDDTLIQLGVSFQRSMYCVTSAVIQALRSALLYPLDDPNPEHLMKNRQFFETQLDRFKRSEARLRAVQTQDYR
- a CDS encoding NADH-quinone oxidoreductase subunit M: MLSLIIWIPIFAAVLVGFVPANQPTSRIRLGALSVSGVVLLLTIWLLVQFDISNPGLQFQEFLPWIKTLRLNYELGVDGLSLVMVALNSLLTCIAILTSSEKIERPRLFYSMMLLISGGVAGAFMAQNLLLFFLAYELELVPFYLLISIWGGEKRNYAAIKFLIYTAISGALILAAFLGLTWLTGADDFSYQSALGQTLPMGLQVILLGVLLVGFGIKIPLVPFHTWLPDTYVAASTPTVIMLGGVLAKLGTYGIFRFGLGLFPEAWSKLAPLMATWAAVSILYGALAAIAQKDIKRMVAYSSIGHMGYVLLGAAALTPLGLVGSISQMVAHGLILAILFHLVGVIEEKVGSRELDVLNGLLNPIRGLPSITSLLVLGAMASAGIPGLAGFIAEFLVFQGSYAVFPVQTILAVIGTGLTAVYFVILLNRTCFGKLDNATAYYPKVLWADRLPSLILTVLIIFLGVQPVWLVRWMEATSSALVAAAPQRVEMAIAPNTFSLSDP